The Physeter macrocephalus isolate SW-GA chromosome 17, ASM283717v5, whole genome shotgun sequence nucleotide sequence CCAAAACAGGACTGCATCATCACCCAGTCAACAGCACCAGGAAGATTAATGTCTGTAGCAAGGAAAACTATATCCTCTCCCTGTAGGGTTGTAATAGACTTATGCTGATGCATCAGATGTGGCATTACAGCATCCAAAGAGCCTTGCCATTTACAGGAAGCACCAGGGCACGGACAGGAATAAGGCCTAAACTCACAGAGCTCTTCATGGtctgctttttctgtgtgtggCAGAGTTATTTCACATCCAGAAGAGGCATATTTACAAGGGAAAAGTACTGAATTGGCCACCTTCTCCATAGCCAAGTTGCGAATGGATCCCAACGGGCCCCGGCAAGTTGGACAACATGTGAGCTTTGGGCGACAGTTGCTACAAACAAGATGGCCACTCTGACACTGAAGAATGGGTGGTAACACATAGTCAAAGCAGACCGGACACTCAAAAAGACTCGCCAAGTCATTGTTGGACGCAGTTGTGCCAGTCAGGGCAGGTACCCTCTGGGATGGTGTACACTTTGAGGTTCCAGTAGGTAATGCTGTTGCAGTCTGACGGCTCATTTCtgtaataaaaaacataaataaaaataaaaggaggcaggagaaaaataattacaactataacttgttttatataaataatgtttacATGCCAGAAATACTTAAGTTTCATGCAAAATTTACTGTaagcaaaagaataaaggaaaatagggtttaaaaaaacataaattacacGAAATATGTGCATTGTACACTGGATAAAAGCTCTTTTCGAAATGTTCCAGAGCacatttagaattctttttctctaaaaaatgttaaaaaacatcATCCTTGGATGGACTGTATGGAATAAATGCTAAAATAGAAACTGGACCATAAACAACTAAGGAACACTGTACAAGTAGTTTAAGTTCAATGCAATCAGTTTTGACTggaatttctcctccctctctgtgtTCAACTGCCCTActcattctgtttcttcctcattcttaAGTCAGCTGTTGATAGCTCCAGTGAGTTATACGTGATCCAAAGGATCACCAGGGCACTTTGATTAACTCCTCCTAACGGTGAACAGTTATCTGCTCTAGAGGTGTATTTGGGAAAGGGAAGGGGTTACAAGGGGAAGGGTCTACTGCCATTCCATCATCAGTCTCCATGGAATGTTAACACCAGCTAGTTATATTAACCTTGTTTCCTACTGATCTGTGCCCCCTTCAAAAGTGAGGAAGTATGGAGGAGAAATGGAGGGCCATCCTCAAATAAAAGATTTGAGTCTGGTATTCAAAGAAAGTAAACCATTCTATTCTACTTCCATTCTACAATATAAATCAGGTATAATTTGCAAAGCAGAAGGAGAGTcaggaaaagataaataaggaataaagataaaaagcatCAGAAAGACTCACACAACATTGGGGGTGAGGGATAGAGCCAACAGGTAAAGAACTCCTTGTACCCTAGAGTTCACCAGTGTTGCTGAAGCATTCATCAGTACAGTGATaaacattatttaagaaataaatgccgggcttccctggtggcgcagtggttgcgcgtccgcctgccgatgcaggggaaccgggttcgcgccccggtctgggaggatcccacatgccgcggagcggtctgggaggaccccacatgccgcggagcggctgggcccgtgagccatggccgctgggcctgcgcgtccggagcctgtgctccgcgatgggagaggccacaacagtgagaggcccacgtaccacaaaaaaaaaaaaaaaaagaaataaatgccatCTGGAAGAAATGATCAACAACATTAACTAACTTGTTAAGctaaatgaaagataaaacaagCCACCTTTTCCCAGGAATCTACCTTTGCTAGGATATAGTGGGCCGCTTTCTTGGGGGTGACCAAAAAACCAGTCTACTGATGTCCTAAGAGTATACTCGCAATAACCATAAGCCATAtttctacaaaattaaaatttaacttctcAAATTTAATGTTTTCTCAATTATAGTTGTTATTGTTGGAAAGAATTTAACTTTGAAAACATAATGCTGTTATCAATGTGACCACATAAATGCAATTTGGCTTCTATTACTCATAGATTGCTCAAGGATAGACACCTTAAATGGGGactgaaagaaaaccaaagaaaccccaaaacagaTCAATTCCACTGTCACTAAAGGTATATTCTAAAGTACAAGGGGAAACAAAAGTACCACAGAATTCTATCATAATGTGGCTCATCACATGGATTTAGGACAACAGGAATCAAGTCTCATCACTGAAGCCCTCTATAACCCCGGTATTCCAGCCCAACAAAAGCACTTTATAAAGGAAGTCTGCTGTAATCCAGTTTCCCCTGAGGAGATGCTTTGTGCATATGATGACCCATGCATTTTGTTTTAGGTCACAAGTAAAACAATGGGCTTATTAGCATTGCCAAAATATCCTGTATGTGTGCTGTATGTTTATTTCATGGTCCATTTTATGCTGCTCATTTAAGAGCAACATAGTAACTGGGAAGTGGTTCCTTGGGCACAAAATAATCTAAGCCACCAATGCCTTTCAAATCACTAAACCGAAACAGCTAGTCACACATCGAGAGGCAGTAAACTCAGTTTGTATTCAACATAATGTAACTATTAAGCAAGAAAAGtattactgttttaatttcttgACCGAGCAAAATAGTTATACATTTATCATCAATAGCTCAGGCTCATGTTACAAtgtacattattatttttccaaCATTGTAGAAAGCACAACTTAAATTCCTATTCAAAGTGTGAAAACAAGCAAAATGTGGCTTCTATTTCTTGTGAATGGAAGTATTACAGGAGAGCAGCTGCTAAAGCCTCCCAAAGCTCGGAAGGTGGAACCCAGCTCCATCTTCAGAGAAAGAGCCCCAACCCACACACAGACCTGCAGTAGGAACCAAGGACTCAAGTGTCTGGACAACTCTGCAGGAGTCATGACATAACCTGAAGTTTGATTTAAATTGAGAAAAGTACAGCTGATCAAAGAAAACATCACTGCCAGCTCAATTATAGTGCAGCCATTCCCTGATCCATTTAGATTCCACTGGCTCACACAACTTTCCCATTTCACAGTTTAAGCAACCCAATCTCTTAATGGCAgtaccttttctcttctttgtcccaGATGCTGGTAAACAAGTGAGCAAGACGCCCCTCCAGGAGTACAGAAAAGGTAAGGGAGGCTTCCCCGTCATGAGAAGCCACCTAGCTCATAGCCTTTCCCCCAGAAGTAAAGACGACTTGCAACAGAGGGCCGTCCTGGACACCTTTTGTTCCTAACATGTCCCGGGTCAAGTTTTCAAGAAGGGAAGGCACGTGCCCTGCTCCATACACTGCATTCACTCCTCAGAAGCACTGGCTACAGAGGCAGAGAATTGAAGCCCCCATTCTGTCTCAAGAGGAGCCGACCACACCTCCCCATGAGCTCAAATTCGCCTGCGTCTCCAAAAATGGGAGCCATTGCCGAGCTGTCCTCTGCTGGGCCCTAAACCTCCGTCTGTCTGTCTCGGAGGTCTATCTTCCCCAAATTCATCGGCTAGGCTCCAACCATCTCGGTGAACGACAGGACTGTAGGGTGCGTGGAGGCGACCGGACGAGGAGTTGCGCTCTCGGTGCCAGCTCGAGCTACTACTGCAGGGTCCGGTCCGCAGCTGGGAGAGCCCGCTCCACGCAGAGCGTCAGACGGCCGCAGGAACGCTGTGCTCAGGGCGGCGGCTGCCTCTGCTGGCGAAGGGCGGGGCGGCGCACGGGGGCGGGGATTAAGGCTCCACCCCACTCAGCCTAGGGCAGCTCTAAAGCACGCAGCTCGCGACTCCCACCAGCCACCCAGCCGGGCTAAACCCGAGATCCCCGCGAACATGGCGACACTGCGCACGCCACAGCATTTCCACCAGCTTACAAGTAGGTCGAAACACTCCGCTTCTGTAGGCCCAAACAGTCAGATATCGGCAATTTTGGTTGGTTTCGGCTGGTTTAAACCCAAGATCTGCACAGAATATATGGGAAATCCATGGCCAGACAAGCACTCTTCTCTGCACTACACTCTCCCGGTTAACCGTGAGAACGCTAGATTTTTATACAGTAAAAACATTCTCCCTACTTCGTTCAATAACTATTTATCGGGCGTCAACTACCTTATTTCCTCAATTGTAACTCACTTCCCCATTTTTACTGCACCTTGTTTTAAACTCCCCCTTCTCCCTTCGAGAAGACTTCGTAGTGAGAGTAGTAAACACACATAACCAATAACTCCTGCTTCAACCTTCAAATTGAGATTTTATTCTTTCCCACTCTAGGAAAGCCATCTTAAACGGCCTTACTAAACAAAgtagcttgttttgtttttaaacaagcaTTACCCTTGCCCCAATAAAGTCCAGGGCCTCAGATTTGCATTGCGTCAGCTCAGGCATTCAGAGGTTTAACCTGTCATTACATCATGCTTAGGGCAGCCAATAAAGGCAGCAAGAGCTGGTAGTGGGGAGTGAACCCTATGCTGCAAATTGCAGATTGCCCATTTTCAGCATAAAATCTTAACTCTAATCACTTACCCACCCTATACAGTGTGTTCAGTCACTTCAACCTCATTTTGATATTAGGAAATCATTaggaatagaaatataattgaaaatacaGTCTGTTCACTGACAAATATAAATTACTATCACctaggtttttattttctaatacatattCATTCTATTCAACAGTTAAGTCTCAGGTTTCTAGAGCAGGAAACTTCAAATGTTTTAGGCAGGAAAAACTCTTTCCAAACAGAATTAAGACAGAGTCTAAAtgtgtaaaacaaataaaagggatGACAGATTTCTCaagccaaagaaaaaatttttcccaAACTTCCAAAGGACCTATACAGATCCTTACAACACTATCTGAAAACCATTAATCTATGGACAAACCTCGCAATAAGTGAGTCAGAACAGTAAAAATGGAAGTGTTCTGGAGCCATCTACacttggattcaaacccagtctTCACCACCCGCTCAGCTGTAAAACTGGGACAATATTTCCAGCCTTGCATGGCTTTTGTCTGGATTAAGGGAGATGGGTAAGTTACATATATCATATAGGTGGTACATATTCCAAAATATGTAAGCACTCACACAATTCCAAAAGTTAACTTGTTTTGCCTGAGGTCATCAATTAGTTAGAGACCTAGAACTTGTGGGTTCCAGATATATACTCTAAAAGATGCCTTTAGCTTGTAAGGTTATCAAAAATGTATACCAAAGATCAACTGCCATTTAACTAATTTTTAGCACAATATAGAATTTCTCCACtaggtaaaacatttttttaaactggttttaCGAGGGAAAATTTCACAAAAACTGCATTACACCAAGACAAGCCCATAGAATCCAAAGTTAGCAAAAATCCAAAATTTACCAAGAGTGCACTATTACCTACCCTTTCTAAAATAAAGCCTACATCTCAGGCCCCGTTTGGTATAAAGtttaaacagattttaatttAGATAAAAACACTTTAGAATCAGCCTTTAATGTTGCCTTAGTAATTTCAGAGCATTTAACCATTGCTTCGCCACATTCACAAACTTACAAACAGAAGTAAACAGTCTTAAACTTTTATTCTCAATTTCATGGGGTAACCTTTGTTTCCTATTATAAATGACTGATGAAGAATTTCTCTGATTAAAATGAATACACAACAATgttgtgcttttcattttcttgtagtTTACTAACGTTAGTTACTGTGGCCTGCAAATAATGGCCCccctcaaagatgtccacatcctaatggTTTGTCTACCTCAGACGAAATTAAAACTAAGGCAAGTCTCCTTAAAAATTCAACAGCTTAAAATgccaaaagttaaaaatcaaacTTTATAAAACCGtaatgccaagaaaaaaaattaagcaatctatttttagtttccagaACTGCACCAAAgtaatgggaattttaaaaaattatacgaAGTATTTTCCTAAAAGCTCTATTTTCCTGAAGATAATTCAGAAGACGTTGTAGCCACAGAATCAGTTATGTGTTCAGTAAGAGTGATGATCTGAAGTGGGGAAAGCCCAGGACAAAAGACCTGATAGAAGACCTGTAAAACCAGAAGTCTGAATAAAGGTGATGACAGTAAACGGAGAGGAAAATGCAAACCATAACTTAAATGTGTAAAGCAAAGTACATTTGCTTTTTAATGCCTAACACTGTATTTTGAGGCTTCTACacttggtaaaaaaaaacaacatatacTTAACCAGAACCCATTAGGTACTATGCTAGATACCAAACTGTAATAATGGATGAAATGCAAAGTAGAAGTGAAATGCCTGTGACACATCTAAGAGATGTAACTCTCActctgctggtgagaatgcaaaatagtTATCACCATATCCTGTCACTGCAGAAAGTCCTATTGGAAAGCATGATTCTacatcctaattttattttactagctattatccttattatttttatttcacattgaAACTACATTAACATCAAGAATGAAAGTATTAACATCTCCCAAAACAAGGCAGGTCATTTAATGTGCTAATAGTGAAACTTTCCCTTTCCCACCTGCCAGGATAAAGACTGTACTAAACTTCAAAACCTttatcaaggggcttccctggtggcgcggtggttgcgcgtccacctgccgatgcaggggaaccgggttcgcgccccggtctgggaggatcccacatgccgcggagcggctgggcccgtgagccatggccgctgagcctgcgcatccggagcctgtgctccgcaacgggagaggccgcagcagagggaggcccgcataccacaaaaaaaaaaaaaaaacctttatcaAAACAATCATTTAAACCTAACTGCAACCATTCTGATTTCATTTCTCACAACTATATCATAAGACAAATACccatctttttcttccccttgaaTCCTTAattatgattcatttttttgGTATGGCCATAGTACCTCAAAAAAGTTTTCAGAAAGCGCATGTAGGCAATTAAGTCTCAGTCTTAACAATCTGAAGCTCTTGCACAAGCTTAGAATTCTAGTTCACACCCTTTACCCCTAGAACTATATAAATTCTGCTGTCTTCTGACATGTAACTATGTAGATGAAAAATCTAAtgtcatttttattctcattcaTTTGCAGGTAACCTTTTCTACCCTGACAGGTGGCTTCTAAGACTCTTATCTTTGGAAGAAATTTTCATCAAAACATCTAGATATATGCCATCAGCACTTGCCAAACACCAGGTGAGTATTTTCAATCCCAAGACTCAAGTCTTTTAACTTTGTGGACCTTTCTTCTAATTGTTCGTCGACTCTTACCATTACTCAGTTCTTTTCTTCACATAATTCTGATACTGGCTCTCCTGGATCTATCTTCAAGTcacttatatttttttttcttataattccaATCTTTGTTTTGCACTGCATTCCAAGAGAACTCATTAAGTTCTAATTCATAAATGTGGTTTTGCTAAAGTTACCTACCTCTTGATATGCTAAAGCATTTAATTATGTAGATACCCTCAATTTCCAACAAGGGAACAGAGAGTTTGATGGCAGGAACGGCTacttccccttcctttccctgaaGTTGGAATGGCCGTATAAATTCATACTGCATTGCTCTTGTACTTCCTTAACCCCTCTATTAAAGTTTTCATGTCCCTCACTGGAGCTTCATTGTTGCTTGGTTTCATTCTTACTGCTATAACCTAAATGGTTCCAGGGTCAGCAAGTTAAATACTGAGGCAGAGGTGGGACTTCCCTCCATTCTCACTAAAACAGCtgccccaaatatttattaataagcaTACCTATGTACCAGGTATTGTCCCCAATGAGCTCCCAGGTTAAGCATTTACCCCCTGCATTACAGACAGgaaaatagatttcaaaataaagtaaatatttcagaTCACAGaactactttaagaaaaaaaaaaaaggaagttggaGCTATCTGATCGAGGAGGACTTAGAAGGGGTGACAAATGGCATCCTAGGCAAACAgacattatgaaaaattttagacTTGGAAAAGATCTTAACCAACTCTCtcattttcagaagagaaaaatgatacagagaagTTAACTTGCTAGATGTCGTATAAAGTAGGTCAATGTTCTAATCTGGGCAATATGTTATAACTTCTTAGATCCTTTCAAAGTAGATATGCTTTGGATATTTTCTAATTCAACTTGAAAAATTAACCTTTTCTGAATTTAAGTTTAATAAGATTCAACTGCCTTGCTTTCCCTCCCAACACAAGAGAGATCCCAATGTAGCcaggagagattaaaaaaaaaaaaaaaaaagatgggagatAAAACCTGAAAACCTGAACAAATGAGTTACCTTAAGTCAGCTCCTTAGAGGGGCCTTTCCTGATCACTTTACTTCTAAAGGCCAGATCACCCTTCTTACTGTCTTCATATTATCTCTTGCCATATGAAATTCTCTTACTAAATAACTTACTTATTGTCTATCTTCTGCCCGTCTCTCCACAATACCAGCTTTTCACTGATAACagcaattctcaaacttttttggtACCAGGAACCCTTTAAACCAATAACTGGCAAACTACAGCTACAGACCACTTCCCTGTTTTTGTAagtagttttattggaacatagttaagcccattcatttacatattatctgtGACTGCTTTCAAGGGTGGAGTTGAAAAGTTGACCCTATGACTCCTAAAGCTAAACCTATCTGGCCATTTAAGAAAAAACTTGTCTTTActgctttaaagttttaaaaaattattgaggaccccaaaaGAGCATTTTGTCAATGTggtttatatgtattaatatttacaatattagAAATTCAAgccaagaactttaaaaatatttatgttaaaattacCATCACATTTTTTACATAACAAGTAAAAATCTGTTACAtgttaaatgtttatgaaaaataactatcttCCATAATAGGGAGAAGAGtgtttatgttttacattttttgcaaatctttttaatATCTGATGCAATAAAAAATACTGTTGGATAGTTAATATCTGCTTCTGCAGTTAATCTGTGAAGATACCACATATCGTGTAGCCTCTGGGAACCTCACTTTAGTCTCATGTCTCATTATTGTGAAAAAAGTTTTGACCCTCAAAGGGTCTTGAGAACTCCCAGGATCCCTGAACCACTAACTTTTGGTTCAAGAGCTCTGTACTACAATATAAACTTCATCAGAATAGACCTTGTTTATTTTGCTCACGCttctatctccagcacctaggacagtaCCCAGCCCAGACCAGGTACTCAAATATATctggaaggaatgaataaatcaaGTACAACAGTATGAAAGattccaaataaaagaaatagcatGTATACAACCAGAACTCACTCATCCCTGATGACCCCTAAGGTAGAATATATCTGTTACTTGATATAACATTAAAGAGAGTGAATTCACAACTAagattaaaaattcactttaaataaCACTATTTTACAACACACTAtgcttatctttgacaaaggagcaaaaggcAACACGACGAAGAGAAGAGAGTCTTCAACAATTGGTGCTGGAACAGCTGagtatccacatgcaaaaaaaaaaaaggaatctagacACAAatcttacacctttcacaaaaattaactcaaatggatcacagatctaaatgtaaaacacaaaaactataaaactcctagaagataacaacACAGGAGAagatctagatgaccttgggtttggcagtGACTTTTCAGAACACCAAAGGCATGAACCAGGAAAGAA carries:
- the SIAH1 gene encoding E3 ubiquitin-protein ligase SIAH1 isoform X1 produces the protein MTGKPPLPFLYSWRGVLLTCLPASGTKKRKEMSRQTATALPTGTSKCTPSQRVPALTGTTASNNDLASLFECPVCFDYVLPPILQCQSGHLVCSNCRPKLTCCPTCRGPLGSIRNLAMEKVANSVLFPCKYASSGCEITLPHTEKADHEELCEFRPYSCPCPGASCKWQGSLDAVMPHLMHQHKSITTLQGEDIVFLATDINLPGAVDWVMMQSCFGFHFMLVLEKQEKYDGHQQFFAIVQLIGTRKQAENFAYRLELNGHRRRLTWEATPRSIHEGIATAIMNSDCLVFDTSIAQLFAENGNLGINVTISMC
- the SIAH1 gene encoding E3 ubiquitin-protein ligase SIAH1 isoform X2 yields the protein MSRQTATALPTGTSKCTPSQRVPALTGTTASNNDLASLFECPVCFDYVLPPILQCQSGHLVCSNCRPKLTCCPTCRGPLGSIRNLAMEKVANSVLFPCKYASSGCEITLPHTEKADHEELCEFRPYSCPCPGASCKWQGSLDAVMPHLMHQHKSITTLQGEDIVFLATDINLPGAVDWVMMQSCFGFHFMLVLEKQEKYDGHQQFFAIVQLIGTRKQAENFAYRLELNGHRRRLTWEATPRSIHEGIATAIMNSDCLVFDTSIAQLFAENGNLGINVTISMC